The genomic stretch ATCTGAACCAGACTTTTGATGTCAAATGTTAGAACAAGCAACCACAAAGTTGGTGAAATAATGGTAGAGTAATTTTGGTGTGTGGAGAGTGAAAGAGGAGAATTGAGGGAGAAAGAGAGAGAATTGATGGTGAGAATGAATACTTTTATTAATTAGGATGAGAGTGCATCCTAAACACTTAAACACAAGTTACATAATGATTGGAATGTAATTTGATCAAGTACAATAGCCGAAAAAACAAACACCGGTTACGCTAAAACAGGTAAACGATTACACCGACAttgaaattaaaacaaattaattTAATTTCAATGATAATCGATTACACCATTTCTAATACCTTCGAAAAATCAAATTCTCTATTAGTGGAATGTATATGAGCTCCAACCGTAATTGATTATACAGCTAACAATTGAATATAAACTTCAACAGAAATGATGATATAACACTTTTAATTATTTAAGGGTTCATAAATGTAATTACGGTATCTTAGATTTTGTATCACACATGACTCCAAAAGATAGAAGGATCCTTCCGGATGCGTTGCAAACAAACATAGGAGCAAATCTAGAGTTTTATATTTCGTTAATCCAATGTATATAACAAAAACATTGTAAATTAAAACATACTTGATATTGCAGGATGCTTAGAAGACAATCGAAAGGTTTTAATATTTtatttggatgaaaaatgagaGATTTgatattttggtattttttgaaaGCTTTTACCATCGAAACTGATGGAATGGAGAGAAAGGAAAGGCAGTTATTGATGAAACTTAATTCAACCACTAAAAGTGATaaaatgaatgaaaaaataaTACTAATATGTTTGAAAGTAAAAGAACAAAATGACCTTTTGTTCTGTTATTACATGAAAATAATCAAATTTCACTCTCAAACCAATCATCATATAATACATGATATTTCTCTAACATCTATTACACAATTTTCTTATGAGGGAGGGAAGAAACGGTTGAGATTGAATGGAAGAGAGTAGAACTCTTCATTCCTACTATCTGCTTTAAATGTTCTAAACTTAGCCCACCATGGCATTCCTCTATCTTTGGCACTGTCCTTATAGTCAAGAGTGTTGTCCAAGAATACAGCAATTATTAATGCAACAGTTGGTGAAGAATAGAAGATGGTATTCAGGAAGTCATTGAACTGTAAAAAACCAAAGTGAAAAACATATATTTTTATCAATGATGTTTTATTTAATCTAAGTTATGAAAAATATTCATAGGAGAAAACTCACCCATCCAGCTTTGGTATGAGCAGGACCATGAAGGGCTCTGATAGTGAATTCTCTGAAATATTCAGGAATAGACAAGCCTAAGAAAAGGGATACGCCGACGATAAATAGGTTCCTCATTGAATTCATGTTGGTGAATTGCAAAAATGATAGGCCTACAGAAGCTGAAAAGCAACAAAATATAACAATTGTTACGAGACCATAGCGCGGGAAAAGCTTATTAATGATCAAGTAAAATCGAAGGTTTAGCTGTGCTTACCAACAAGACCAAACAAAACGCAGTATATTGCAGCAAAAATAGGGAATGGTATTGATGCAAATAACGCTCCGAATTTACCTGAAACAGAGAAGCAAATTATGTTGAGATTGGAATTAACTTACACATTCACATGATTCTATGGTTTGCCACTCACCTAACATTGAGAAGAATATCATAAAGCCAGCTGAAACTTGAATGACTCTTCGGCTTCCGACACGGTTGCTTCCTAGAAGCCCTACATTCTCTCTGTCATGATACTAAAAGAATCAATTTCTATGACATAAATGAAAACTATGAATTATATAGTAAGTAGAATAAGTAGAATAGCACATACACAGAAACCGTTGAACCAGTCAGTGTTCCGAATAGACCGTTCAACAAGATTCCAATTCCCTGCCAACCAATACCGCGGCTCAGGACATGAGCAGGAGGTGGCGTGGCACTCGCTAGACGCGATGCGGCCTTGAATGCTCCAGTTGACTGTCAAAACATCGAAGACAATGAGCGTTTGTTTAGAAATTAAACGGCAGAGCATCAAATGTTTACGTATTTGAAAATACCTCGATTAATGAGACTAAAACAGCAGCCATCATTCCAAAAGAATGGCCAGCATCAAATGTAGGAGCACCCCACTCAAGAGGGTATGGAATCTTTATCCTGCAGGAACAAGTTCATCAGTTCAACATCTTCTTATCTACATTGATACATGATAACATAAACATATTCAAAATTCAAGATGCTATTGGTACCAACCAAGGAGCAGAAGAAATGAGATTAGCCCTATCCGTCCTGCAATTATGTTGCGTTAAATCCGGCCGGTGTTTGTATGCTCCACTCGCTGTCAATAGATGTGCATATGCCCATATCACCGTGGTCGATATAAGCAGCGCAAATCTCTCTAGTATCGGTACATGTCTTGTCTGAAAGTTTTTCAAGTACTGCAAACAGCATAACATAATACATTAACATCATTGTTTCAAATCTATGCAGGTGTAAACAAATTGAACAAAAAAGAGGTATCACAGTTATAAGACATTTTCTTGCTAATCCAATTATTTGATTTGTACCTGGGAGAAGATTATAAACAAGATTAACATAGGAATTCCAATTTCAACACAAGTCCCCACCTGACAAAGGACATAACAACATAATGAACAACAATATATGAGACCAAAAAAATTATATTTAGATATTCTGAATATATAGTACAAGTCACGTGGTTTCAGTGTTTTACTATACCACAGGAAAGCCTCTGTCAAATAATCCAAAACCAACTAATGTAATTACAGGAACCATTCCAAGTGGGCTGAAGAATCTGCATTAAATGAAAAAAAGGACATAAATAATTTCATTGATAATACTAAATATTTATATAATATTCTTCACTCTTTGACTTTAAAAGAAAGGCTTTCTTTCTTTACCTAGAACAAATAGCCCAAATTTGACTAAATCCCAAAATAATCTGTATACTTGATGCTACAATTAGTGCTCCTTGAACTGCTCTCATTGTGCTAAGAAATCTCTAAAATTCAAACATGTTCATACTAGTTATTAGGATGAATATCAAAATTAGCAAGTTATTTGATTGAGTAGAATCTGATTAGAGAAATGTACTAACCAATTGTGGGTCCTCTATCATTGCTAAAGAAGGGTCACGAATAATGGATACAATGGGGACCATGAACGCATATGATCCACCAATAACTGTTGGTAATCTTGTCCCAAACAGTGTTTGCACAAGTGTATTAATTCCTTCAACAAAAAGTAAAGTTTGTACCACCCTTACTTTATCATCCTGCAACAATAACCCAATAATACAACTTATCAATATCATTATCAATGATTCAATCCTCTCTATCATGAGACAAATTCCAAAtcacaaaacaaataaaatccAAAAACAAACTCCCTAACCAAATCAAGTGTCTCTGGTCCGGTTTTTAAAACATTAACTGGAAAGATGTTAAAAGGAAGAATGACTTACATCATTTCCACCCATGGATGGCACAAGAAATGAAGGAATCATAACTGCAGTTCCTAAGGCCAGAATATAATGCTGAAAACCAAGAACTATTGTCTCCACTGTACACAATACAtaaacacaaacacaaacacaaagTAAGCAACAAAAACACCAACATGAATAAAGCTGAAAAAAGTAAAGAAAAGATTCAATCTAAGCATGCAAACATACCCCAAGATGGATTTGAATCTATACAATACTCTAACCCTTGAAGTTGATCCATTGGTGAATGGCTTATCTCCTCAGGCTTTATATCAGCCATAATCACTTCCAACTTTGCAACTTAATTTTTTGTTCCACCTTCCAAATCCTACTTAGCTTGAAGAAACAATGTGCTTAGAGAGATTTATAGGGTGAGCGGAAAAAAAAACTGAGCAAGAAAACTGCAGTTTGTTTCTAACACTAGGTTCAGTTTTGGTTTCTTGAACTGTGTTGTGTTAGAAATTTTGTGACTCTTTCTCTTTTTATGTGTGCTTTTGAGTTAgaattaatataatataatattaaaATTATAAAGTTATAATATTAATGTATGGACTATGGTATTAATACTATATGAAAGGTTCCGTTAACTTTTGAATATTCCAATAGTGCCCCTTAAGGAAGTGCCAAAAAAACTGAAACTCAAATGTTACCGTTGCTTCGGTTTCTTGGGATGGAATGGAACTGAGTTGTAAAGTGGCATATTGACATAAGACTATTAAAGATACAATATAGGCTTTACAATAAGGGTAAAATATTTATTATTGTATGATCTAGATATTGAGGGCCCCAAAATGTGTTTCTTACTTCAATATTTCAtcagttttttttttaattataaaatattttaaagagaaaaaaaCTATTATTAAATTTAAATAACTATTTCTGTTACTAGatatattaatataatttaaaaaatatataatttattagtattataaatttatattaaaaataaattaatatataaTAACATCTACACATAAATAACAATTTGGTTAAATATACACAACATATGtatattaattatattatataattTAAAAGAAAAAGTATATGTGAAAAGCGCTGTACACATTTCAAGGGAGACCAAAGTTGACGTGTCAAAATAAAAAAGAGGACATTAAGAGAAAAATgtgaaaaataagataaaaagGTTTAAAAGAATAAAAGGTTATGAAAAAGAACTTATAATATTTGAAATAAAGTATAAATTAAAGTTAAAATTGTTTTcatatttaataaaaatattttatattttacaAAAACTCTTTATTTAATTTTACTTTTAAGTTTTCAATAACTCAATCACTAGCCATGTAAGATGATTTATTTAGGTaatatgataaaaaaaattattaaggttgcatattttttttaatatttgtAATTTGATTAACTTGTCCTGAATTGTATAAACTTTGAGAAAGATTGAGATTTAGTAAGTTCATATGCCTATTGGCCGAAACATTGACTACAGACAAGGTTTGTCACTAGTGTACACTATTATTTGAGTTGAGGTAGAGCATTGCAAATCTACACCATCAAAATCTAATCAATCATTAATTTTCtattattttgatatttttagttCTTTCTCTCTTCTCAACATGTGGTTCACCCATCATTGATGAAAAAGTTGATAAAAGAGACAGATCCAACCATCATTGACGACCATATCATCAATAGAAACTAGTAGGTAGGTAACTTCCTTGCTTTAAAACTAGGTAAATAATGAGGGGTCACATTTGTTAGCCTTGAAACCTATATGAAcaaaaaaagaaacaaattcAATGTTAAGTTTAAGAATGAGTTGATAAAAGAGACAGATTCAACCATCATTTATGACCATATCATCAACAGAAACTAGTAGGTAGGCAACTTCCTTGTTTTAAGACTAGGTAAATAATGAGGTGTCACATTTGCTAGCCTTGAAACCTATATGGAAAAAAAAACCTAAATTTTTCAAACCATTGTCTCAAAGTTTGTTTAAGGTCATAAAGGACTTTGTTGAGTTTGTATACAAGAGCTTAATGACCAACCACAAACCCTTATGGTTGCTCCATGTAGTATTTTTCATCAAGGGGTCCATTTGAAAATGCATTGTTTACATTTAGTTGTTGGATGGTCCATTTGTATGAAATATCATGAATGAGAATCAACTCGATGGTTATAAATTTCACCACAGGAGAGAAAGTTTCATTGAATTCATAACCTTATTTTTTATAAAATCCTTTGGCCATTAACCTAGCTTTAAACCAATGGATATTCTATTTGTTGGGATAGTAACCACAATCCAAGTATTATTTTTTCGTAGTACATCATTTTCAGCTTACATACATGCCTTCTATTGGGAGTTTGAGAGGTCTTGTTTGAGTGTATTGGTTTTAGTGTGAGCAAGTAAAAGTTTATATTCAAATTTAGGTTGAAAGAAGTCGTATTTGGCTATACTTTGCCTAGGGTGTCCACTTATATGTTTAACAACAAATATATTTAGCTTTGGGTGGGATGGTAGAATATGGAGTAAGAGACTATGTGATGAGAGTTGTAGGAGTAATTGACACAAGTTTAAATGAATCAAGTTCATGGATATTAGTTAATGCATATGAGTTTGTAAGTGAATGAGATGGTGTAAGTACATGTGGTGTGGGTAAAAATGATGTAGGTACAAATAAtatcagtaaatatgatgaagttACAAATAATGTGGGTATAAATAATGTAGGTTTTGATGGTTTAAGGACAAATGTATAATGTGTTAGTACGTGTGTAGACAAACTAGGTACAAATGAAGATGGTGTAAGTACAAATGCATACATTGTAGGTGTAAACGCATATGTTATAGGTATAAATGAAGATTATTTAGGGACAAATGAAAATGATGTAACTACATGTGCATATGGTGTAGTGAACAACTCAAGAAAAAGAAATAGATTCATTAAAAAATACATCTTTTGAAATGCACATCCTACCACTAGGGGATAGACACCTGAAACTTTTGTGAGAGAAATAGTATCCCAATAAAAAGAACTCAGGAGACCTAAAATCAAGCTTTTGGTTATTGTAAGTTATAAGGAGAGGAAAACATACACAACCAAATACCTTAAAAAAACATGTAGTCAGAATTATAATTGAACAAAACAGTGTATGGTATGTTGAACTGTAGGGAAAAGTTAGATGTCTGCTTATGAGATAGCTGGCTATCAGGAATGTATAGTACCAAATAGTGATGGCTAAAGATGTGTCACTATGAAGAGTTAATCCCGACTCAATACTATATTTATAGTGTTATATTTATAAAAGACATGGCTAGGGCGATGATTATAGGTCTCCCCTAACAGAGGCAACAATCATATGTTGCCCTCAAAGAGGTACCGCCTCGCCCCTAAGACTTCCATATGGCTCAGTCATGGGAAATATGGGATAAGTCGTTTCTTGGACAGAGAGAAGTTAGAGTCAATAACTAACCCACGTCTTCCTTAAAAATAGGGATTCAACGGTCCATCATTGACTAGGTGGA from Lathyrus oleraceus cultivar Zhongwan6 chromosome 7, CAAS_Psat_ZW6_1.0, whole genome shotgun sequence encodes the following:
- the LOC127105650 gene encoding nucleobase-ascorbate transporter 2; this translates as MADIKPEEISHSPMDQLQGLEYCIDSNPSWVETIVLGFQHYILALGTAVMIPSFLVPSMGGNDDDKVRVVQTLLFVEGINTLVQTLFGTRLPTVIGGSYAFMVPIVSIIRDPSLAMIEDPQLRFLSTMRAVQGALIVASSIQIILGFSQIWAICSRFFSPLGMVPVITLVGFGLFDRGFPVVGTCVEIGIPMLILFIIFSQYLKNFQTRHVPILERFALLISTTVIWAYAHLLTASGAYKHRPDLTQHNCRTDRANLISSAPWIKIPYPLEWGAPTFDAGHSFGMMAAVLVSLIESTGAFKAASRLASATPPPAHVLSRGIGWQGIGILLNGLFGTLTGSTVSVENVGLLGSNRVGSRRVIQVSAGFMIFFSMLGKFGALFASIPFPIFAAIYCVLFGLVASVGLSFLQFTNMNSMRNLFIVGVSLFLGLSIPEYFREFTIRALHGPAHTKAGWFNDFLNTIFYSSPTVALIIAVFLDNTLDYKDSAKDRGMPWWAKFRTFKADSRNEEFYSLPFNLNRFFPPS